A genome region from Flavobacterium sp. CFS9 includes the following:
- the trxA gene encoding thioredoxin, whose protein sequence is MALAITDATFDEVVLKSDKPVMVDFWAAWCGPCRMVGPIIDQLSDEYAGKVVVGKVDVDANQEFAAKYGVRNIPTVLVFHNGEVVGKQVGVAPKQTYADSLDALL, encoded by the coding sequence ATGGCATTAGCAATTACAGATGCTACTTTTGATGAAGTAGTTTTGAAGTCAGATAAACCGGTAATGGTAGATTTTTGGGCAGCATGGTGCGGTCCTTGTAGAATGGTTGGTCCAATCATTGACCAATTAAGCGACGAATACGCAGGTAAAGTAGTGGTAGGTAAAGTAGATGTAGATGCTAACCAGGAATTTGCTGCAAAATACGGTGTTCGTAATATACCAACTGTTTTGGTTTTTCATAACGGTGAAGTAGTAGGAAAACAAGTAGGAGTTGCTCCTAAACAAACCTACGCAGATAGTTTAGACGCTTTGTTGTAA